The sequence AACCATGGCGCCTTCCATGAGGACTGCACCGTCGCCATCGGCCTGCGTCTGCATGGCCTGCTCAGCCCGCGCTGGCTGCGGATCGGCGGCTATTGGTACCCGCGCGGCGGCATCCCGATCGACGTGTTCTGGCAGAGCGGCGCCCCGCCGGAGGGCGTGTGGCTGCCCGACCAGGGCGTCGCGCCCTATCGCGGGCGGGGATGAGAGCCGCACACCGTCATCCCGGACGGCCACAGGCCGATCCGGGATCGCTCTCCATGACGAGAGCGGCACGCGATCCCGGCTCTCGCGACGCCGGGATGACGGAAAAGAAACGAGCGCCTTAACGCGCCGTCGCCCCTACTCGACCGTCACCGATTTGGCGAGGTTGCGCGGCTGGTCCACATCCGTGCCCATCACCACGGCGGTGTGATAGGCGAGCAACTGGATCGGAATGGCATAGACCAGCGGGGTGATGAACGCATTCATGTCCGGCAGCACCAGCGTCGCCTCGGTCTCCAGCGCCGCGTGCTTCGCGCCGGCCTCGTCGGTGATGAGGATGATGCGTCCGCCGCGCGCCGCCACTTCCTGCATGTTGGACATGGTCTTCTCGAACACGCCATCATAGGGGGCGATCACCACCACCGGCATGTTCTCGTCGATCAGCGCGATCGGCCCGTGCTTGAGTTCGCCGGCCGGGTAGCCCTCGGCGTGGATATAGGAGATTTCCTTGAGCTTCAGCGCCCCTTCCATCGCCAGCGGGAAGGAGGTGCCACGGCCGAGATAGAGCACATCCTTGGTCTTGGCGAAGGAACGGGCGAGGTGCTCGATGTCCGGGCCGAGATCGAGCGCGCGATTCATCAGCCGCGGCACTTCCACCAGCGCGTGGACGAGGCCACGCTCCTCCTCGGCCGAGATCACGCCGCGCGCGCGCCCCGCCGCCACCGCCAGCGCGGCCAGCGTCGCAAGCTGGCAGGTGAAGGCCTTGGTGGAGGCAACGCCGATCTCCGGCCCGGCCAGCGTCGGCAGCACCGCATGCGCCTCGCGGGCGATGGTCGAGGTCGGCACGTTGACCACCGCGAGAAGGTTCTGCTTCTCCTGCCCGGCATAGCGCAGCGAAGCGAGAGTGTCGGCGGTCTCGCCGGACTGCGAGATGACGACGGCGAGGCCATTGGCCGGCAGCGGCGCCTCGCGGTAGCGGAACTCGGACGCCACGTCGATCTCGACCGGCAGCCGCGCATAGCGCTCGAACCAGTATTTGGCGATCAGCCCGGCATAATAGGCGGTGCCGCAGGCGGCGATCGACACGCGCTCCAGCCGGGCGAGGTCGAAGGGCAGCGGCGGGAGCTGCACGGTGTCGTTCGCCATGTCGAGATAATGCGCCAGCGTGTGCGCCACGACTTCGGGCTGCTCATGCATCTCCTTGGCCATGAAGTGGCGGAAATTGCCCTTCTCGACCAGGAAGGCGGTCGCCGTGGTCTTCTGCACCGCGCGCTCGACCACCCGATTGGACGAATCGCGGATCTCGATGCCCTTCGCCCGCAGCACCGCCCAGTCGCCATCGTCGAGATAGGCGATGGTGTCGGTGAAGGGCGCCAGCGCGATGGCGTCGGAGCCGAGATACATCTCGCCCCGGCCATAGCCGATGGCGAGCGGGCTGCCCTTGCGGGCGCCGATCAGCAGATCCTCGTCACCCTCGAACAGGAAACCGAGCGCGAAGGCGCCCTGAAGACGCGGCAGCGCCGCCGCCACCGCCTCGGCCGGGCTGCGGCCGGCGCGCAATTCGCGGGTGACGAGATGGGCGACGACTTCGGTATCCGTCTCGCTTTCGAAATTGGCGCCGGAGGCGAGAAGTTCGTCGCGGAGCTGGCGGAAATTCTCGATAATCCCGTTATGCACCACCGCCACTTCGGTGGTGGCGTGCGGGTGGGCATTGGCGACGCTGGGCCGGCCATGGGTCGCCCAGCGCGTATGGCCGATGCCGATGCGCCCGTCGAGCGGCGCCTGGCGCAGCACATCCTCCAGATTGCGCAGCTTGCCCTCGGCGCGGCGGCGGGCAATGTGCCCGCCTTCCAGCGCCGCGATGCCGGCGGAATCATAGCCGCGATATTCCAGCCGCTTGAGCGACTCGACCAGCCGGTCCGCAACCGGCTCGGTGCCGACAATGCCGATGATTCCACACATGAGCCGGGCCCTTTCGTGAAGCGACGATCCGCGAGGCTACAGCGCCGGGTTTAACCGGGCGTCACCCGAGCGCCGAAATCAATTCCGGTGTCGCTTCGTATCGCCGGCTTCGTGTCATTTCTTCGGCGCGAGCCCGGCGGAGAGCCGCGCGCGCAGCCGCGCCGCCAGCCCCGGCTTGTTGACCTGCCGCGCCCGGCCGATGGCGAGCGCGTCCGCCGGCACGTCGTCGGTGATGACAGAGCCTGTGCCGATATAGGCGCCGTCGCCGACGCTCACCGGGGCCACCAGCAGGCTGTTGGTGCCGACAAAGGCGTTGGCGCCGATGGTGGTGCGGTGCTTGCGGTATCCGTCATAATTGCAGGTGATGGTGCCAGCGCCGATATTGGTGTTCGCCCCGACGCTGGAATCCCCGACATAGGCCAGATGGTTGACCTTGGCGCCGGCGCCGAGCTCGGCAGCCTTGATCTCCACGAAATTGCCGACATGCACCCCCTGCCCAAGCGCCGCCCCGGGCCGCAGCCGGGCGAAGGGGCCGACAATGGCGCCCGGCCCGACATGGGCGCCTTCCACATGGCTGAAGGCGCGGATGGTGGCGCCGTCCTCCACCCGCACGCCGGGGCCGAACACGACATTCGGCTCGACGATCACATCGCGGCCGAAGCAGGTGTCGGCGGAGAGGAACACCGTCTGCGGCGCCACCAGCGTCACCCCGGCCTCCAGCGCCCGCGCGCGCAGCCGCTGCTGCAGGATCGCCTCGGCCTCGGCGAGTTGGGCGCGACTATTGACCCCGGCC is a genomic window of Ancylobacter sp. IITR112 containing:
- the glmU gene encoding bifunctional UDP-N-acetylglucosamine diphosphorylase/glucosamine-1-phosphate N-acetyltransferase GlmU, encoding MRQLLVIVLAAGEGTRMRSALPKVLHAVAGRPMLSHVLETALAAGAARLAVVIGPDHDRVAAEVRRVAPEAEVFVQSERRGTAHAVLAARTALERGYDDVVVMYGDTPLVRPETLAALRAPLAEGAAVSVLGFRPADPAGYGRLVTEGGELLAIREEKEASAAERAITLCNAGLMALDGRAALDLLDRVDDANAKKEFYLTDVVAIARAEGRAAGVCEVAAEEVAGVNSRAQLAEAEAILQQRLRARALEAGVTLVAPQTVFLSADTCFGRDVIVEPNVVFGPGVRVEDGATIRAFSHVEGAHVGPGAIVGPFARLRPGAALGQGVHVGNFVEIKAAELGAGAKVNHLAYVGDSSVGANTNIGAGTITCNYDGYRKHRTTIGANAFVGTNSLLVAPVSVGDGAYIGTGSVITDDVPADALAIGRARQVNKPGLAARLRARLSAGLAPKK
- the glmS gene encoding glutamine--fructose-6-phosphate transaminase (isomerizing), which translates into the protein MCGIIGIVGTEPVADRLVESLKRLEYRGYDSAGIAALEGGHIARRRAEGKLRNLEDVLRQAPLDGRIGIGHTRWATHGRPSVANAHPHATTEVAVVHNGIIENFRQLRDELLASGANFESETDTEVVAHLVTRELRAGRSPAEAVAAALPRLQGAFALGFLFEGDEDLLIGARKGSPLAIGYGRGEMYLGSDAIALAPFTDTIAYLDDGDWAVLRAKGIEIRDSSNRVVERAVQKTTATAFLVEKGNFRHFMAKEMHEQPEVVAHTLAHYLDMANDTVQLPPLPFDLARLERVSIAACGTAYYAGLIAKYWFERYARLPVEIDVASEFRYREAPLPANGLAVVISQSGETADTLASLRYAGQEKQNLLAVVNVPTSTIAREAHAVLPTLAGPEIGVASTKAFTCQLATLAALAVAAGRARGVISAEEERGLVHALVEVPRLMNRALDLGPDIEHLARSFAKTKDVLYLGRGTSFPLAMEGALKLKEISYIHAEGYPAGELKHGPIALIDENMPVVVIAPYDGVFEKTMSNMQEVAARGGRIILITDEAGAKHAALETEATLVLPDMNAFITPLVYAIPIQLLAYHTAVVMGTDVDQPRNLAKSVTVE